The nucleotide sequence CGGGCAGAAACCATCCTGCAGCAGGAAAAAGTCATTCTGTAGTGCTGCAATACTTTTTTCGCCGCCTGCAGCGGCTTATCTTCCAGGGCATCTTGAGGGATTATCTCGGCGAGAGAACGATGAAGACCTCCTCTGCCTGTCAAGGGAGTTGTATAATGGATACCCACTTAAGCTAAGCCCATTAATTTCCCCAAAAAAAATATGCAAACCCCATCTTCCCAACCCTCAGGCCTTCTTGCCTGGATGGCAGGCAACCACGTTGCCGCCAATCTCCTCATGCTCCTCCTGGTCATCGGCGGACTGGTGTCAGCCCGCATGATCACCAAAGAAGTCTTTCCCAGCTATGACCTGGACATCGTCGATATCTCGGTGAGCTATCCTGGGGCCAGTCCGGAAGAGGTGGAACAGGGGATTATCCTGGCCATGGAAGAAGAGATCCGTAGCCTGGAGAACATTGAACGGGTGACCTCCACAGCCAATGAGGGCTCAGCTACGGTCAGGGTCGAGCTGCTCTCTGGTGCCAATCCGGATAAGGTCCTGCAGGAGATCAAGAACGGGATAGATCGGATCACTTCCTTTCCTGATGAGGTGGAGCGCCCTACGGTCAGCCTTGTGAGCAGGCGGCGTGAGGTCCTGCGCCTGGCCCTGTATGGTGACCTGGACGAGTACAGCCTGTTCGGCTTGGCCGAGACCCTGCGCGAAGACCTGATCAGGCTGCCGCAGATCAATCAGGTGGAACTGGGTGGTGTCCGGGACCCGGAGCTGGCCATTGAGGTGTCGCAGCATGTCCTTCGGGCCCATGACCTGACCCTGGAGGAGGTGGCAGACACCATCCGCAAAGCTGCCGTGGATATCCCGGCAGGCGGGATCAAGACCCAGGGTGGTGAGATCCTGCTTCGCACCAGTGAGCGCCGGGAAACAGCCCTGGAGTTCAGTAACCTGACCGTGATCAGTCAACAGGATGGCACTGAATTGCCCCTGAGCAGCATTGCCACCATTCGGGAGGGCTTTGCTGAGACCGACCGGGAGGCCTGGTACAACGGCAAGCGGGCCGTGTTCCTCTATGTCTATCGGACCGGTGACCAGACCCCTATTGCGATCTCCGAGGCGGTCCATGCCTATATGGAGGAGCTCGCCCCGACCCTCCCTGCCGCTGTGCAATTGACCGCCTATCGGGACAGGTCTGAGATGTACCGGGATCGCCTGGATCTTCTCTTGCGCAACGGTGCTCTTGGTCTGTTCCTGGTTATGATCACCTTGGGCCTCTTCCTGGAACCCAGGCTGGCCTTCTGGGTCTCCATGGGCATCCCTATTTCCATCATCGGTTCCCTGCTCATCATCTATTTTATCGGCGGCAGCATCAATATGATCTCCCTGTTCGCCTTTATCATCACCCTGGGTATTGTGGTGGATGATGCGGTTGTGGTGGGCGAGAATATCTATCATAAGCGGGAGCAGGGATTGGCCCCACACCGGGCTTCGGTCACCGGCGTAACCGAGATGTCAGCGCCGGTGTTGATCGCTGTGGCCACCAATATTATCGCCTTCCTGCCCCTGCTCTTTGTCTCTGGCTCCACAGGGCGCTTCTTTGCGGTCCTGCCAGAGGTCGTTGTCTCGGTCTTTCTGCTCTCCCTGGTGGAATGCCTCTATATCCTGCCTGCCCATCTCAACTATCCCCGGCAGGAGAAAAACCACAGAATCTTACAGTTGCTGGGCAGGATTCCGATCTTCTGCGACCGGCTCCTCGACCGTTTTATTAATGGGCCCTTTACGGCCTTGCTCCGTCTGGCCCTAGCTGCTCGCTACGTGATTGCCGCCCTGGCCCTGGCTGTCTTGCTGATCGGCTATGCCTATTGGGACAGCGGGCGGATTAATTTCTCCTTTCGTCCGCGTATCCAGACCGATTCCATTGATGCCGAGATCGAACTCCCCTATGGGGTGAGCATGGACGAGATGAAACGGGTGGTCCGCCAGGTTGAGCGGGGGGGGATGCGGGCTGTGGAGCAAAACGGGGGTCAGGCGATCCTGGTGGGGATGCGCACCGATATCGGCAGGGGAGGTGGCAATGCTGCTGAGGTCTCCATCACCCTGGTGCCGCAGAATGAACGGACTGTGACCACTCGTGCATTCAGCACGGCCTGGCGGAAAGAGGCGGGCGAGATTGCTGGCCTGGAAAAGCTCTTCTTTGATTTTCTGATCGGACCGGGTGGGGCTGCGGCCATTAATATTGAGCTGAGCCATCCTGACCCAAAGACCTTGGAGCTGGCTGCTGCTGATCTGGCAGAGGCGGTTGCCCATTACCAAGGAGTGACTGATATTAATGACGGCTTTGCCCAGGGCAAACCCCAGTACGATTTCAAGATCCTGCCCCAAGGTCGGGCCGCTGGTCTGACGGCCAGAGAGCTGGGACAGCAGGTGCGCCATGCCTTTTATGGCGCAGAGGTCCTGCGCCAGCAGCGGGGACGCAACGAGCTCAAGGTGGTGGTGCGTCTGCCCGAGGACGAGCGGAACTCGCTCCTTCACCTGGATGATCTGCTCCTGCGTACCCCGGATGGTGGTGAGATGCCGTTGAATCGGGCTGCCCAGATGATTCAGGGCCGGGCCTACACCAAGATCGAGCGGGTGGATGGACGACGGGTCCTGGATGTGACCGCGAATGTGGTTGCGGGTAAGGCCAATGAAAATAAGATCATTGCTGCCCTGCAGAAAGATTTTCTTCCTGACCTGGTTGCCCGGTACAGTGGGCTCAGCTATTCCTTTGCCGGTCAGCAGCGGGAAAAGGGCAAGGCCTTACATGAATTGCTCATGGGGCTAGGCTTTAGTATGGCGGCCATCTTCTGTCTGCTGGCAGTTCTCTTCCGTAGTTATATCCAATCCCTGATGGTGATGATCTCCATCCCCTTTGGTCTGCTCAGCGCCCTGCTCGGTCATGTCATTATGGGCTACAGCCTGAGTATTATCTCGCTCTTTGGCATGATCGCCCTCTGTGGGGTGGTGATCAACGACAGCCTGGTCTTCATGGTCACGGCCAATCGCTATCGAGACCTGGGGATGACCGCCTTTGAGGCGGCCCTCAATGGGGCGGCCCGTCGCTTCCGCCCTATTATGCTCACCTCACTGACCACCTT is from Candidatus Electrothrix sp. GW3-4 and encodes:
- a CDS encoding efflux RND transporter permease subunit, with the translated sequence MQTPSSQPSGLLAWMAGNHVAANLLMLLLVIGGLVSARMITKEVFPSYDLDIVDISVSYPGASPEEVEQGIILAMEEEIRSLENIERVTSTANEGSATVRVELLSGANPDKVLQEIKNGIDRITSFPDEVERPTVSLVSRRREVLRLALYGDLDEYSLFGLAETLREDLIRLPQINQVELGGVRDPELAIEVSQHVLRAHDLTLEEVADTIRKAAVDIPAGGIKTQGGEILLRTSERRETALEFSNLTVISQQDGTELPLSSIATIREGFAETDREAWYNGKRAVFLYVYRTGDQTPIAISEAVHAYMEELAPTLPAAVQLTAYRDRSEMYRDRLDLLLRNGALGLFLVMITLGLFLEPRLAFWVSMGIPISIIGSLLIIYFIGGSINMISLFAFIITLGIVVDDAVVVGENIYHKREQGLAPHRASVTGVTEMSAPVLIAVATNIIAFLPLLFVSGSTGRFFAVLPEVVVSVFLLSLVECLYILPAHLNYPRQEKNHRILQLLGRIPIFCDRLLDRFINGPFTALLRLALAARYVIAALALAVLLIGYAYWDSGRINFSFRPRIQTDSIDAEIELPYGVSMDEMKRVVRQVERGGMRAVEQNGGQAILVGMRTDIGRGGGNAAEVSITLVPQNERTVTTRAFSTAWRKEAGEIAGLEKLFFDFLIGPGGAAAINIELSHPDPKTLELAAADLAEAVAHYQGVTDINDGFAQGKPQYDFKILPQGRAAGLTARELGQQVRHAFYGAEVLRQQRGRNELKVVVRLPEDERNSLLHLDDLLLRTPDGGEMPLNRAAQMIQGRAYTKIERVDGRRVLDVTANVVAGKANENKIIAALQKDFLPDLVARYSGLSYSFAGQQREKGKALHELLMGLGFSMAAIFCLLAVLFRSYIQSLMVMISIPFGLLSALLGHVIMGYSLSIISLFGMIALCGVVINDSLVFMVTANRYRDLGMTAFEAALNGAARRFRPIMLTSLTTFFGLAPMIFEQSIQARFLIPMAISLGYGILFTTFVILVLMPVLYMIYYDVVGENDKRP